Within the Dialister hominis genome, the region GGTTCGGCGGTGTGTCGGATTCGGATGCTTTCGAGAGTGTGGACAAGATCGGAAAGAAAGCGGGCCTGATGGCAAAGATCGCCTCAGGAACGCGGACGGTGCCGGCAAAGACGTGGCATCATCGCGTGCCTGCTTTTATCCGGGAGGCGGCGGCTACGCTTCATGGGTTCTGCCTTCTTGGCGCTTTCTGGATGGTTTCGGATTCATTCCAGCTTTCTTCGGATATGTATTCGGGGCTTGCGCTCTGTGCGCTGCTGCTCCTTCTGATGTGCATCGTGACGTCTTCGGAGGGGCTTGGTATTCTTTACATGGCGTGCTCGGTCGGGATTTTCTACACGGCGCCGGAGCGCGGATGGCCGGAGATCGTTTCCTGGATTTTCATGATGATCGCGCTGCTTCTCATGGCGCGTATGCTGTATGAGAGGCGCGACAAGGCACTCGTTCTTTTCTCCTGGGGCTGGGCTGTGGGGATTCTTCTCCTCATTTTCTGGTCGGCAGGAAATATGCTCTGGCAGACGCTTTTCTTTTCGCTGGCAGCAGCGCTTACATGGATGGCAGGCGGCGAGTTCAGGGCATACGGCATCGGCGCACAGGCAATGCGTTTCTTCGGCGGCGTTGCAGTCTTCGCGGTACTTCTGGAAGGCGCGTACGGCGCTGTATGGCAGAATATTTCAGGCAGCTTCTTCCTTTGGGCTGTTTTCATTTTCTTCCTTGTCATTGATGCGATTCTTCTTTTCCGCATGGGAACGAAGGCTGAATGGCTTTCTATCCTGGCAGGGCTGACGCCATTTATCATGGGTCTCGCGGCGATTGCGGCGATCTTTGATCCGGCAGGGGCTTTCCCTCCTATGATCGTTTCGGTCTATACGGGCGTCCTTGCCATCGGCGTTATTTTAAGGGGCTATCAGATGGACAGGCCTGCGCAGCAGTGGTCGGGTTTCCTCCTCCTCTGCGGCGGCGGTGCGATCCGTGTCATTGACTCGGCTCTGTCGTATGGCGAGCGCGGTGCGTTCTTCATCGCGGCTGGTCTTCTTTCCGCCTTCATCTGCTACATTCTCTATCTTCCGGGCAAGAAGAAGAGAAAGAAGAAGGTAAAGGCAAGGCCTTCCGCTCCGCTTGCAGAACAGGAAGGAAAGGAGGATGAGAGCCATGATAAATAAGAGACTTTCACTCATCCTTCTGGCGATTGTCGTCGTCATCGAAGTGGTCACGCTCATTTTCATGAGGGGCGATTACAGAAGTGTCATGACAACGGGCGCAGAATACAAGGTCCCCGCGCAGATCCAGTTCAAGGGGGATTTCTATAACAAGAATTATCTGGGTATCACGATTCCTATCACGGAAGCGCCATGGGAAGGATCGGCTCCTGCCCACAGGGGCGAGGAAATTTACTTGAAGCCTGTCGTCGATAATGACGGCCTCATGACGATTTCCGGTGCCACGGACAAGGAACCCGGCGGCAACTATATCATCACCCGCGTCGAATCGATCAATGACAGCGGCGATGTCGTCCGCTTCGCATTCCCGGCCAGCCGTCTCTACATGTCTCCTGAACAGCTGAAGAAGCTCTCTGTCGTCGAGCTTTCCGAGCGCGTGCAGGTGAAGGACGAGAAGGGCAAGAAGGTCGAGACACGCATGAAGAATGAAATTTACGCGCAGATCAAGATCAAGGACGGCCGTGTCGTCATCTCCCAGGCGCTTGTCAATGGTTCTCCGGTCGACCAGACCTTCCTGACGGTCGGCAAGAGGCTCTCGGTGAAGTATGCGAGCGGCCCGAAGGAGAAGGATACTTATTCGGTAGGCGGAACGAAGGAAGAAGTCGATCCGGCTGAAAATATATAATTTCCCGTCAATTTTGACGATTTCATAGAGAGAGGCGGATAGCAATGTATATTATCCTGATGCGTCACGGTGAAGCAGTTCCCCAGACGGAAGAAGTGTCTAATCAGAACCGTTCCCTGACGCCAAAAGGCATGCGTCAGGTGAGAAAGTCCGCGCGGATGCTGGCCCATTTCCTGAAGGAAAATCCGATCCGCATTTACACGAGCCCTTATTACAGGACGCGCCAGACGGCGGGGATCCTGGCCGAGGAGTGCTTTGCCGAGGAAATCCATACGGCAGACGAGCTCCTGCAGAGCAGCTGGCAGATGGTCGCCAACCACATCATCCAGGACGGCTCTCCGATTGCGCTCGTCAGTCATCATCCGTTCCTGCAGGCATACCTTCTTTCCTCCTGCAGTGCGGCTATCAAGTTCGACCTGGCAGGGATTGCCATCATCGATTATGACGTGAAATGGAAACAGGGAAAATTCATCGGCTACATCACCCCGGGGCTGAAGCAGCTGAAGAAAGAGGACTGATACGATGAAGAAACTTTTGACGATTGCAGGCTCGGATTCTTCCGGCGGCGCAGGCATCCAGGCAGACCTGAAGACGTTTGCGGCGCTCGGTACGTACGGTATGAGCGCAATCTGTGCGCTGACGGCGCAGAATACACAGGGCGTCACCATGGTGGTGAATACGCCTGAGGAAATGGTGGAGGCGCAGCTGGACGCCATTTATTCGGACATTCCGCCCGACGGCGTGAAGACGGGGATGCTTTCCACCTCCGGCATCACAAAGACGGTCGCATCCTACCTCGAAAAGCATCTGGCATCACCCTTAGTCGTCGATCCTGTCATGGTCGCTACGACCGGCGCCGTGCTTCTTGAAAAGGATGCCATCGAAGCGTATAAGACAAAGCTCATTCCACTTGCCACATTGATCACTCCGAATATTCCGGAAGCGGAAGTGCTCTCTGGGATGGAGATCCATTCGGCTGACGATATGCGCGCTGCGGCAAAGAAGCTCTCCCTTCTGGGCTGCCAGGCAGTCCTCGTGAAGGGCGGCCACCGCGTGGAAGATGCGATGGATATCCTCTATGACGGCAGTGATTTCCATGTCTATAAAGGCGAACGAATTGAGACGGACAATACGCACGGCACAGGCTGCACGCTGTCCTCGGCTCTGGCCGTCATGCTGGCAAGGGGCCTTTCGATAGCAGACGCTGTCACCGGCGCGAAGAAATACATTTCCGGAGCCATCAAGAGAGGCGCTGCCGATTCTGTCGGTCATGGAAACGGCCCTGTCCATCATTTCTGGTTCTACGAGGACAAGTGGGGGGATATGGAATGAATTATCCTTTCTTCGCCTTCATGGCGCGCCTGAAGTACATCGCGCGCTGGGGGCTGATGCGGAATTCCATCCCTGAAAACGATGCCGAGCATACGCTGCAGACGGTCATGATCGCTCATGCGCTGGCTGTCATCAGAAGGGACATTTTCCACGAGGAAGCTGATCCGGAGCGGTGCGCGGCTCTTGCGCTCTACCATGATGCAAGCGAAGTCTTCACGGGAGACATGCCGACGCCGGTCAAGTACTTCACCGAAGACCTTCGGGAGAGGTACCAGGAAATCGAAGATGAGGCAAGGGAAAAGCTTTTAAAGACGCTTCCGCCTGAGCTGCGCGAATCCTACCGCCCGTATGTGGCAGATATGGAAAAGGATCCGTCCTGGCCGCTTGCCAAGGCGGCGGATACGATGAGCGCCTACCTCAAGTGCGCTGAGGAAATCCAGAGCGGGAACAGCGAGTTCCACGAAGCTTTCGAATCGACGGGAGAGAAGCTGAAAGCACTCCATCTGAAGGAAGTCGACTGGTTCCTCGATCATTTCGCAGGCAGCTTCTCGGAGACGCTTGATGAAATGAACCTGCATATAAAATAGAAAAGAGCCGCTGGCGGCAGTCTTGCCATGGCGGCTTTTACTTTTTGGAGGATATATGAATATAACGATCAGAGAAGTGACGGAAGAAGACGCAGAGGCGCTCTCTGCCATCTATCGTCCGTATGTGGAAGAGACGGGAATCACCTTCGAGTACGTACCGCCCGATGCGGAAGAATTCAGACGCCGCATACAGCACACGAAGGAAAAGTATCCTTACCTTGCCGCCTGCGATGAAGGCAGGATCATCGGCTATGCCTACGCCGGGACTTTCATAGGAAGAAGCGCCAGCGACTGGAATGTGGAGCTTTCGATTTACATGGACAGGAACGAAAAGGGAAGAGGCGCAGGGCGCATGCTTTATGAAGCGCTCGAAGAGAAACTTAGGAAGATGGGAGTCATCAACCTGTATTCCGCCATTGCGTGCCCGTCGGGTGAGCCCGATGATTTCCTGGACAATGGAAGCCGCGATTTCCATGAGCACCTCGGATTTCATGAGACGGCACATTTCAGGAAGTGCGGTTTCAAAACGGGCCGCTGGGTCGATCTCATCTGGATGGAAAAGACCATCGGAGACAAGGAAGGCGCGCCGGGAAAATTTTATCCATGGAATGAAGTGAAATAAGAAGAAGTGAAATAAGACTTAACTTATATAAGATGGGGCTGTGACAAAATGTGCAATCATTTCGCCACAGCCCCTTTTGCGTGGGGAGATTCCATTAGAAGATTATCCAACACATTTATATATTTGTGTTATCTGAAAACCTAAAAACCTCGCTGCGCCTTGAGGAAAACCATACAACCGCAGCTTTACTGCGTGGGAACTACTGTATTCGTCAGTTACGCTGCCACCTAGTACCATATAAGTGTAGTCAGATAGGTCGCTCCTATCTACTGCACTTATTTTTTCGTATGATAAGGGAAGCAGTTGGTCTGTCGAAAGCCCACCTTGGTGCAGATGCTTTTTACTGCCACCGCAGAGAAGTGCGACAGCCAACCCCTTGTTGTATGCGCCCGAGTAAGCAGGTTGTCCCTTTCATAGAGAGGCATACGTGTAACAAACTAGGTTGGGATAGGTAATAAGTGTGGCTGGCTACAAAGATTCAACTGACTGCTAAATATTTTTTAAAGGAGGTTGAATTAGTATGACTCGTATCAGTGTCGGTGTTGATGTGTCAAAGAACAGGAGTACCGTATGTATTATGGACCAGGACGGGAAAGTCATTATGCGGCCGTTTCTTGTCTGGCATTCGACTGAGGAGCTCGATTTTCTTGCAGATACGCTCAAGAGGCTTAATGGAGAGGTTAGAGTCATTATGGAATCGACCAGTATTTACCAATATCCGATTGCTCTTCACCTTAAAGAAAGAGGACTTTTTATCTCTATCGTCAATGCATATGAGATGAAGCAGTTCGCTAATATAGATTTTAGAGGCGGCAAAACGGATAAGAAGGACTCCCGCACCATTGCCAGTTACGGAATTAGTTATTGGGATAAGCTGGTGGAATGGCAGATTCCCAAAGACACCTATTTTAACCTGGATCTGCTAAACAGAACCTATATGAACGCGAAAAAACATCGTCAGATAATCCTTCAGGAACTGCAGCATTATATTGACTGTGCTATGCCGGGAATGGATAAAGAGCTTCATTCTCTCAATCTGTCCACTAAGAAAGACTTTATGCTGGATTTTGTGGAGAAATTTTGGCATCGTGATGAGATCGTAAATATGACAGAGGCTGAATTTACCGAAGTTTTCACTGCTTGGGCAAAGAAAAAGGGATACCGCCCAGTCGAAGGTAAAGCCGCTAAGATTTACGCGATCGCCAAAAGCTGTATCCCTTATTACCCAGCAAATCCAACGGTTAAAACCATTCTCCAATGTATCGTCGACAAGCTGAGCGGAGTCAACAGGACTCTTGTCACCATAGTAACACAAATGATTGAAGAGGCCAAGAAACTTCCTGAATACCAGATTGTTAGAGAAATGCCAGGCGTTGGAGATCCATTAGCAGCAAGATTCTTCGGCTCCGCAGGAGATATCCGGCGATTCAAAAACTCAAAGGCACTGGTCGCATATGCCGGGATAGATTCACCTCCCGATGAATCCGGAGATTTCAGTAGTACGCATAGGCATATAACAAAGAAAGGCTCGAAAGTATTTCGTGACACTGGTTACGAAATAATGATGGCTTTAAGGGCTCAGAAGAGAACATGGGAAAAGGTCAGGAAAAATCCTGATGTTTATGATTATATGCTCAGGAAAGAAGCAGAGGGAAAGCCACCAAAAGTAGCAAAGATTGCAGCTTTAAACAAATTCTTACGGATAATATATGCACGAATAAAAGAGTTATACGATAATATGGCACTTGCAGAAAGAGCCAAAACTAAAACCAGATCCAAAACCAGAGCTAAAACTAAAGTCACCGCCTAAGCTCAATGAATTAGCAAGATTTAACTAAAGAAAAGCGCGAAAAAACCGAGGGAAAGATCGGCCTCTTTGTGCTGCCAAAATTAAGTAGAAGAAGGGAAAAACGCCAGATTTAGAAAAAAGTTGCAAAAAAAATGAAATTGGCACTTGCTTTTTGGTAGCAGGACTTCTCCTTTCGGAGCAAGGTTAACACCCTCAAACCTCGCTTCGCTCGAGAAAAGGGAAAGCAGAGTTTTAACGGATTTTGTCACAGCCCAATTTTCTATTGCTAAAAATGAATTGTAAACGTTGAAACGGGAATACAGTTGTTATATCATAAAGATGTTGTTAACCGATTTATTTTAGACGAAGAACAATTGGAGGCAGGATGGTAAAGAACATGACAGCAGAACAGGGCAGGACGAAGGAAATCGTGCTCTTCGGCCTGTTCACGGCGCTGACGGCAATCGGCGCATTCATCCGCATACCGGTTCCGGTTTGTCCCTTCACGCTGCAGCTTCTCTTCACGACGCTGGCAGGGCTGATCCTGGGGAGCAGGAGAGGCGCGCTTTCCGTCGGGCTGTACGTCCTTCTGGGCCTTTCAGGCGTGCCGGTCTTCACGGAAGGAGGCGGTCTTTCTTACATCTTCCAGCCAACGTTCGGCTACCTCATCGGATTCATCGCGGGCGCCTGGGTGACGGGCAGGATCCGCGAGATCACGGGCGGGAAATCGTTTGGACAGATTCTTCTGGCAAACCTTTCCGGGCTTCTGGTCGTCTATCTTTTCGGCATGGTGTATGTCTATATCATCAATAATTTCTACCTTGGAACACCGATCGGCATCTGGCCGGTCGTGCTGTATTGCTTCATTCTGGCGGTGCCGGGGGACATTTGTCTCTGCCTTCTGGCGGCTGTCATGGCAAGGCGTCTCGAAAGAGCAGCCGGGGATTTCATCCGGTAATTTCAACGAAAGAAGGAGCATGAAATGAGCAAAGGACTTTTCATTACAGGAACGGACACGGATATCGGCAAGACGTATGTGACGGCGCTGATCGTCAAGACGCTGAGAAAGTCGGGCTATGACGCAGGCTACTACAAGGCGGCCATCAGCGGAGCACCCACGGTCGCTGCGTCGGATGCGGGCTTCGTCAACAAGTTCGCGGACATCAATGAACCGGAGGACATGATTCTTTCCTATCTCTACCAGCATGCCGTTTCTCCGCATCTGGCAGCACAGATGGAAGGAAATCCGGTCGAGCTTCCTGTCGTCGAGAAAGCATGGAAACGCGTGACGGAGAAATTTCCCTACGTCGTCATGGAAGGATCCGGCGGCATTGCATGCCCGATCCGCCGCGATGAAAAAGCAAAGATCGACCTGACAGACATCATCAGGATGCTGAAGCTTCCGGTCCTCGTCATTGCAGACGCCGGCCTTGGCACGATCAACCATGTCGTCACGACGATCGAATACACCAGAGCGCGCGGCATCCCGGTGAAGGGCGTCATCCTCAATAACTGGAAGGGCGGCGTGATGGAAGAGGACAATATCAAGATGATTGAAGAAATGTCCGGCGTTCCTGTCATTGCCAAGGTCAAGAGAGGGGACGAGATCCTCACCTGCGATCCGAAAGTACTGGCAGACTGCTTCGACGAAGCGTAAATATTCCGGCGGCCGTACACCGCTTATGAAAAGGAAAAGGAGAATCCAATGACTGAAAAAATTGACTGGCAGGCAGAAGACAAAAAATATATCTGGCATCCCGCCATGCAGATGAAAGACAACGAAGTATTTCCTCCGGTCGTCATCGACCATGCCAAGGGCGTCTACCTCTATGACACCGAAGGCAAGCCTTACCTCGACATCATTTCCTCCTGGTGGTGCAACCTCCTCGGCCACTGCAATCCGGAAATCAACGAAGCGCTGAAGCGTCAGATCAACACACTCGAACACGTCATCTTCACGAACTTCTCCCACAAGCCGGCCATCGAGCTCTCCCGCGAACTTGCTGAGCTCCTGCCGAGGGGACTCACAAAATTCACCTATCACGACAATGGTTCCTCTGCTGTCGAAGCGGCGATGAAGATGGCATACCAGTACCACAACCAGACCGGCCATCCGGAAAGACAGAAATTCATGTGCCTGGATTCCTCCTACCACGGTGAAACCATCGGCGCCCTTTCCGTCGGCTCCATAGACGACTACGCAGGCATTTTCCATCCGCTCCTCATGGACAATATCCATTTCAAAGGCCTTGACTGCTACCGCTGCCCGTACGGCAAGGCAAGAGAGACATGTAATATCGAATGCTTCGAAAGCGCAGAAGAAGCCTTCGAGAAATTCGGCAAGGAAACCGCAGCCTGCATCGTAGAGCCAGTCCTCCAGGGCGCTGCCGGCATGAGAATGTACCCGCCGGCCTACCTGACAAAACTCCGTGCACTCTGTGACAAGTACGGCGTGCTCCTCATCGACGACGAAATCGCAGCCGGATTTGGCCGCACAGGCAAACTCTTTGCCATCGAACACGCAGGCGTCAGCCCGGACATCCTCTGTACATCCAAAGGCCTCACTGCAGGCTACATGCCGATGTCCATCACCGTCACCACCGACAAAGTCTATGACGCCTTCTACGACGACTACGGCACTCACAAAGCCTTCGTCCACAGCCACACCTATGCAGGCAACCCGATGGGCTGCGCCATCGCCCTCGAAGTCCTGAAAATCATGAAACGCGATCACATCCTGGACAAAGTCAACGAAGACGGCAAGTACCTCCACGAAGAACTCATGAAAGCCCTCGGCCATCATAAGAACGTAGGCGAAATCCGCCACATCGGCCTCATCAACGCCATCGAACTCGTAGAAGACCCGGCCACAAAGAAAGCCTTCCCGGCTGAAAAGAGAATCGGCTGGCATGTCTTCCGTAAAGCCATGGCCAAAGGCCTCGTCCTCCGTCCGATGGGTGACGTCATCTACTTCAACCCGCCGCTCAACATCTCCAGAGAAGACCTCGACAAAGGCGTCGCACTCTGCAAGGAAGCCGTTGAAGCAGTACTGGGGGAATGAAATAGGGAAGAATAAGGAATAAGAAATAAGAAATACGAAATACGAAAAGGAGAGCCATCGAGGCCCTCCTTTTCGTGTGGGAATCCTTCCCACAAAACCGTACAACCGCGGCAAGGCCGCGGGGAAACTTCACCTCTTTCGTCGCCTAACGGCGCCACTTCCTCCGTGGAGGCAGCTTTTGGCTAGTCCGCTTGCCGGTATTCCCATATTTTGAGAGGATGTTCCCTTCAAAACCATACAACCGCGGCCTTGCCGCGTGGAACTTCAGTTTTCGTCGTCTAACGGTGCGGCCTCCCGCTGTGTGGGCAACTTTCGGTTGGCCCGCTTGCCGATATTCTCATTTGATGCTCAACTGGTACATCGGGATTGTCATGCTTTAGGCTTCCCCACGGGAGCTGGCGACGGAGTCGACTGAGGAGGTGCAGTTTCTCAGCCGCAGGCTGGTTTTATGGTTTTTAAAAGAGATGCAGTTTCCCTTGTTTTCATATTTCCTTCGGAACGAGGTCTTCGTGGCCTAGTTCTTTCAGACGTTCAATGGTAATGTAGTCGATTTGGTCGCATACGGAGTCAAAGTATTTAACCAAATCCCAATTGGTATAACGCAGGACGCAGTTGTTTTGGATTTCCAGTTTTTTGGTGCGCCACTGGTCGTATTTCAGTCCGAAATCTGAGTAGTGCTGGGATCCGTCGAGTTCGATGATGAGTTTCGCTTTTGGACAGTAGAAGTCAGCGATAAATTGCCCGATTATGTATTGCCTTCTGAAGTGTGGACGATAGAATTTCAGGAATTCATACCACAGCTTGGACTCCTGCCTTGTCATGTTGTTTCTAAGTGCTCTCGAACGGTCTTTCATTTGATTGCTTAGCGGCATGTGTTCTTTCATGAGAAGCTCCTTTCCTGCCAAATTTCCGTGAATATTCTTTCTTATTTATACAAGAAAAGGCGTGTCAGAAGCAATACATTTCCTAATCCAAAAACCCCTCCGGCTTTCGGCCGGAGGGGTTTCCTTTTCTGTATTTTTTTAAGATATATGCAGCGTGTTTTTGAAGTCTTTGATGTAGTGTCTGGATACCGGAACTTTTTCCTTGGGGAAGTAGTTCATGGTGAGGAGGAGGGTGCCGTTGTCCTGGCTTTCTAGTTCCTGGATCATGGCAAGGTTTACGATGTAGCCTTTGTGGGTGCGGAAGAAGCCGTGGGGCGCGAGGAGCTGTTCGGCGTCTCTTAGGGCCATCTTGGATTCTATGATGCCGCTGGTGGTGTAGAAGAGGGAGCGGTCGGATTTTTCTGTGGAGATGATGATGATTTCCTGTGCGGGGGAGATCATGACTGTCTTGTCCTTGGTCTGAAGGGAGATGCGCTGGGAGGTGTTGATGATTTCTCCCGGGGAGCGGTGGTTTTCGCGGAGTTCGAGGCTGTCTGCGTATCTTTTGATGGTTCTCTGGATGCGTTTTTCATCGTAGGGTTTCAGGATGTAGTCGAAGGCTTCGAGATCGAAGGCCTGGACGGCGAACTGGCTGTAGCCTGTGGCGAAGACGATTTTGACGGGATAGTCTCTTCTCTGGATTTCCTTGGCGCATTCGAGGCCGTTCATGAAGGGCATTTCGATGTCAAGGAAGAGGATGTCTACGTTCGGGTGGACGTTCAGGAAGTCGAGGACTTCTTTTCCGTTCTTGCATTCTCCGACGATCTGGACGCCGGGAATGGTCGCGAGTTCGTATTTCAGTTCTCCTCTGGCAGGGATTTCGTCATCGGCTACCAGGACGCGTATGTCTTGCATGGTTCAAAGGCTCCTTTTTCTGTTTCAGACTGTGGGATTTGGTGAAAGGTTCATGGCTGCATTTTCTTCAGCTTCGGCCTGTTCGGCTGCTTTTTCTTCTTCAGCGGTGACTTTCGGAATGTTCGTGAAGACGAGGGTGCCTCTTCCTTTGCGGCTGATGATGTGGAGGCCGCTTCGTTCTCCGAAGAGGGAGATGAGGCGCTGGTGGACGTTGATGAGTCCTATGTGGTCGCGGCGTTTGTGATCGCGGAGGAGTCTCTTCCTCTTGGCTCTTGCGATGCCGACGCCGGTGTCGTAGACGTAGATCTTGTAGTGGTCGTCATGCTCGATGAGGCCTGCTTTGATCTGCCCGCCTTCAGGACGTTTGAAGATGCCGTGGATGACGGCGTTTTCTACGAGGGGCTGAAGGAGAAGGGGCGGGACCATGATGTCGTCGAGCTTGTCTTTCGGGAAGTCGTATTCGATCTGGAGACGGTCGCCGAAGCGGGCTCTTTCGAGTTCCGTGTAGCACTCGATGACGTGAAGCTCTTCAGAAAGGGGGATGAGCTTGGACGGGTTGTTGAGGCTGTGGCGGAAGTAGTCGGACAGGTACTGGATGAGGCGTCTGGCTGTTTCCGGATCGCTTCGGACGTAGTAGGAAATGGTGTTTAGTGTGTTGTAGAGGAAATGCGGATTGATCTGCGCCTGGAGGGCCCGGATTTCCGCTTCGGCCAGCAGGTTTTCCTCTTCCTTCAGTTTCTCGGACTCGTAGATAGATTCGAGGATGTGGCAGATGCCGTGAAGGAATTCGGTGCCTGTATTGGTGAAGGTGTCTCCTTTGGATTTGGCGGCGAAGATGGAGCCGACGACTTTGCCCTTGTACTTGACGGGAAGGGTGATGAGGTGAGGGAGGTCAGGAAGCGAGTGCTGCAGTTTCAGTATCGCGATTTCCGCATCGCCCTGGTTCTTGTCGGCGTCGTCTTTATAATTGGTTCTTGTATAAATCTGATCATTATATAAGATGGCGGCCCAGATGAGGCTGGGGAGCGATGTCGTCATGATTTCCGTGACGCGCGCGACGGAGAAGGATTTGAATCCGTCGTGAAGTGTCGAGAAAAGTGTGATGACGGCATTGAAGGTGCTCTTTGTCGTCTGTGTCTTTTCGGAGTCTCTCTGGTGGATGAAGAATTCCATGGCCAGGTAGAAGATGCTGACGGCAATCGTGTTTGTCGCGATAATCGGAAGCGACAGGTGGAAGAAGTTCACCGGATATGTCGTGGTCGTCGGCCAGGTGAGGAAGGCGAAGAAAATCCAGAAGAGGAATTCAAGGATGAACGCATAGAGGAAGGACCAGAACCAGAGATTGTGGTAGTGATGCTTCAGACGGTAGGAGAGGAATCCTGCCGCGATGCCCTGGATGATGGAGAGTCCGCCGTGGATGAAGGAGGAATCCGTATTGATGAAGAAGGCGCGGTGGATGCCGACGATGGTGCCGACGGCCGTCCCTACGATCGGTCCTCCGACGAAGCCACCGAGGATGATCCCGACGGCTCTGAAATTGATGATCCCGCCTCCGGCTCTGACGTTCCAGTACGTCCCGCAGAGTCCTATGACAGAGAATAGTATGATGAAAATTCCTATTTGCTGCCTTGTGAATTCCTTTGCCGTGATGGCCTGCCTGAAGAAGGAGGTGCGGCAGATGAGGAGAAGGAGCAGAAGGAATAAGGATATGCCAAACCAGACATGCTGGATCCCTATGATCCAATTAGGTTCCATGTTGTCACCTCAAAATGCTAAATCAAGTAAGCGGTGTATTTTGCCCGAAAAGTGCGATGAAGGCCGCCTCCGGGAATAAGTATATTATAATTAATACCTTATGTATGTGCAAAGAATCATAGATTATTCAGTATGTATTACAAAATGGGATTAATAACCACTTTCTCAAGAAGTTCCGGTCAATGCAGATTTTTCTATAAGTGTTTTATCTATGATGTAATTAACGGATAATTGCATCTCATCTGCGAATATCTGCATCTTACCCGTCTTGCATCTTACCCTTTTGTACTTGCATCTTATCGCAAAAATAGAGAAGTGACTTTACATTTCCTATATACTGTAACCGATGAAATTCAATGGAATATCTGTGTCTTATGCGCATATATTACTACCATTATACCAAATCTTTCGGGTGGTGCGCGAGAGGCGGATTTCCCGAAAGGGGTGAATTGATTCTGGCTCGTAGCCTTCTGGGAAGAGAAGGCTGTTATAGAGTAAATTCATGTACAGAAAACTGTACGAGTAAAGAAAGGAAGGGATTTTCATGATTATTTATGGTGTTGCTCTTCTGGCAGGCTGCTTCATGGTCGGCAACCTGATCGGCGACATGCTGGGCGTTGTTCTGGGGGTCAAGGCTAACATCGGCGGCGTAGGTTTCGCTATGTTGTTCCTGATCATCATCTCCACCTGGGCACAGAAGAAAGGTCTCATGAAGGAACCAGAAGAACAGGGTATCAAATTCTGGTCCGCTATGTACATTCCGATCGTCGTAGCAATGAGCTCCATCCAGAACGTAGCAGCTGCACTGAGCGGCGGCGTAGTCGCACTCGCAGGCGGCGCTCTGGCAGTAGCAGTTGGTTTCCTCCTGATTCCGGTACTGGCTAAGAAACAGCCATCCGCAGAAGTATCTGCAGCAAAACCGGAAGACAAGAAATAATT harbors:
- the bioD gene encoding dethiobiotin synthase, with translation MSKGLFITGTDTDIGKTYVTALIVKTLRKSGYDAGYYKAAISGAPTVAASDAGFVNKFADINEPEDMILSYLYQHAVSPHLAAQMEGNPVELPVVEKAWKRVTEKFPYVVMEGSGGIACPIRRDEKAKIDLTDIIRMLKLPVLVIADAGLGTINHVVTTIEYTRARGIPVKGVILNNWKGGVMEEDNIKMIEEMSGVPVIAKVKRGDEILTCDPKVLADCFDEA
- the bioA gene encoding adenosylmethionine--8-amino-7-oxononanoate transaminase, which produces MTEKIDWQAEDKKYIWHPAMQMKDNEVFPPVVIDHAKGVYLYDTEGKPYLDIISSWWCNLLGHCNPEINEALKRQINTLEHVIFTNFSHKPAIELSRELAELLPRGLTKFTYHDNGSSAVEAAMKMAYQYHNQTGHPERQKFMCLDSSYHGETIGALSVGSIDDYAGIFHPLLMDNIHFKGLDCYRCPYGKARETCNIECFESAEEAFEKFGKETAACIVEPVLQGAAGMRMYPPAYLTKLRALCDKYGVLLIDDEIAAGFGRTGKLFAIEHAGVSPDILCTSKGLTAGYMPMSITVTTDKVYDAFYDDYGTHKAFVHSHTYAGNPMGCAIALEVLKIMKRDHILDKVNEDGKYLHEELMKALGHHKNVGEIRHIGLINAIELVEDPATKKAFPAEKRIGWHVFRKAMAKGLVLRPMGDVIYFNPPLNISREDLDKGVALCKEAVEAVLGE
- a CDS encoding endonuclease domain-containing protein is translated as MKEHMPLSNQMKDRSRALRNNMTRQESKLWYEFLKFYRPHFRRQYIIGQFIADFYCPKAKLIIELDGSQHYSDFGLKYDQWRTKKLEIQNNCVLRYTNWDLVKYFDSVCDQIDYITIERLKELGHEDLVPKEI
- a CDS encoding LytR/AlgR family response regulator transcription factor, producing MQDIRVLVADDEIPARGELKYELATIPGVQIVGECKNGKEVLDFLNVHPNVDILFLDIEMPFMNGLECAKEIQRRDYPVKIVFATGYSQFAVQAFDLEAFDYILKPYDEKRIQRTIKRYADSLELRENHRSPGEIINTSQRISLQTKDKTVMISPAQEIIIISTEKSDRSLFYTTSGIIESKMALRDAEQLLAPHGFFRTHKGYIVNLAMIQELESQDNGTLLLTMNYFPKEKVPVSRHYIKDFKNTLHIS
- a CDS encoding histidine kinase, translating into MEPNWIIGIQHVWFGISLFLLLLLLICRTSFFRQAITAKEFTRQQIGIFIILFSVIGLCGTYWNVRAGGGIINFRAVGIILGGFVGGPIVGTAVGTIVGIHRAFFINTDSSFIHGGLSIIQGIAAGFLSYRLKHHYHNLWFWSFLYAFILEFLFWIFFAFLTWPTTTTYPVNFFHLSLPIIATNTIAVSIFYLAMEFFIHQRDSEKTQTTKSTFNAVITLFSTLHDGFKSFSVARVTEIMTTSLPSLIWAAILYNDQIYTRTNYKDDADKNQGDAEIAILKLQHSLPDLPHLITLPVKYKGKVVGSIFAAKSKGDTFTNTGTEFLHGICHILESIYESEKLKEEENLLAEAEIRALQAQINPHFLYNTLNTISYYVRSDPETARRLIQYLSDYFRHSLNNPSKLIPLSEELHVIECYTELERARFGDRLQIEYDFPKDKLDDIMVPPLLLQPLVENAVIHGIFKRPEGGQIKAGLIEHDDHYKIYVYDTGVGIARAKRKRLLRDHKRRDHIGLINVHQRLISLFGERSGLHIISRKGRGTLVFTNIPKVTAEEEKAAEQAEAEENAAMNLSPNPTV
- the madL gene encoding malonate transporter subunit MadL, with protein sequence MIIYGVALLAGCFMVGNLIGDMLGVVLGVKANIGGVGFAMLFLIIISTWAQKKGLMKEPEEQGIKFWSAMYIPIVVAMSSIQNVAAALSGGVVALAGGALAVAVGFLLIPVLAKKQPSAEVSAAKPEDKK